The sequence AATCTTTTCTCAATTTGTTGATTTagggtgcttttttttttttttttttttttaatcctgaGGCTCCTAATAGATTCTGGGGTTATTACAAGTTATAGAAGTTGGTTAGAACTTACAACCCTTTGCACACCTTCCATTCTGCATCATTATTTGAACATATTGACAATCAAATGCAGCATAATTGGAATGAAGGACAAGGGAGAACACCTTTCCAAACGCAATGGCGAGCCACCCTACCAAGCTGAAGATTTCAGAGAACCGCATTGCCTGCATTACAATAGTAACaagaaacacacacaaacacaaagtttttagttttacagCTTTACAGTAAGCCTTAAGATTCAGAAAGGTGACAAAAGAAACTTACACCTTTCCGACCAAAAAGGTCTGCAATCCTTCCACTTACTAATCCACCAATCACTCCTCCAACAGTCAACGATGAACCAAAAACTGAATACTGCACAAGGCAGAAGAAATGTAAGATAAATAACAGAGTTGATTGGCAACAAAATGAATTCTACTGAAACAAAGAACTGTAACATTTCATTATAGTAAAGTTCAGCACAAAGAAAAAGTTTGGTCATACATACAATTCATCAAAGACGTAAAatctaaagaaaatagaagCTGTGAAGAACAAATACAAGTGTGCATCTGTGCAACACTATACgtaacattttaaatttgttttcattggtcatatatgtgtaaatttgtgaaaaatatacataaatattcACATAAGAATGGTTAGAAACACTTATATTCTCAcaattatgtttatatatatatgtataggaatgccaagagccttgtaatgATATTAGCACCTCTTGATGTTTCCTACAGAAacatttagggttcaaatctctcttctttcaactatcgaattatcaaaaaatatatatatatagcaatttAATGTTCAGCACATTTGTTTATTTCTAGCATGTATATTCACACTTGCGCAAAAGCTATggttttaataatataaaaaaaataaaaaaaaacacacacacacacattgatATATGTTCATATAACATATCTACTTTCCCTATTATTGACAATTTAGGGTGCACTTAGTAAGTTGAAGTGAATGAAGCCCCTCTGTTTTGGCTTGGGTGGTACTATTATTAGAATAAATGACAGGTTTAAGTTTTACCTTAGGTAGAAAAATGTATATACAATTAAACAACATATCCAAGAAAATGCATGTACAAATAAAccataagtgaaaaaaaaagggtaataaATTACTAGTACTTACTGCTGCCACAGATATGTCCAAATCTTCCATGATTCCAGATTCAGCTGGTGATGAATATCCTATCTGTAAGTCAATGATCAAGTATTTGTCTAGACAAAACGGAAAATCTTGTGGCTAATGCTCCATGGAACAGAGAATATAAATCCCTTTTTTTGTGGAGCATGTAGACCTATATTATCACAAAAAATACCTTATGCAACAAATTATATCAGTCCCCTTAAAtacacatcatatatataaatatatatatatttatttatttatttaaaaaatttgattaatgtgtgccctaagagTACACAATAGTATatcatttttagaaaaagttttatcagaaattaaaaaagttttgacaactttttcaattcccgatatactatttttagaaaaagttttatcgaaaattgaaaaagttttaacaattttttcaattctcaataaaatttttccGAAGAAAGATTTATTAATATATGCCTAAGACGTGCATTAATCAGACTCGTATTTAAAACTCATATAGCCAGATTATCAAAAACCCATATAAGATTTTTCAAGACGTTTGACATAAGTGTTGTGATGGAAGTAACGTCATTGTCCTACTGACACTACTTTATTATGCATCTATCACAACCCGTTATGTTAACAGTTGTGAAAAGGGTAATGTGTCTCAAGAGGTattgatttagaaaaaaaaaaaaagaggatggtttattgggtggtgtaaagGTAATTTCTTGAACTGTAAATTATGAAAGTAGTAAAGATTCCTAGTGGTTCCGGAACCCTGTGTTTGTGGATCCAACCCCACCGTCCACCTATTTaacattagcaaaaaaaaaaaaaaaaaagccagaaatataaaaaaggatAGGTGTAAAAGAACTCAGAAGGTTCGAATGCTGAAAATGAGGATTTTATCCCATAGGATGGAGTCAAAGCCACCGTTCTCAGAACTTGGGACCATTACTGAACTTTATTTAAGACCAACACTGAAACCCACCATAGTAGTTAGCAGTTAGCACTGGACGTTGGtgactcccaaaaaaaaaaaaaacatagaaaagtAGATGTTTAAGAAACGAGTAAAAAGTGGACTATAcctgaggaaaaacaaaaaggttgTTCAACATCATGATGTGTAATTTTATGCTATGGTACTTACAGCACAGCCAGTACAGAATGAGCCACAAAGTGCGACCAGGGTGCTGAGTACAACAACAGGTGTGGCAGTGGCAGAGGCACCATTTGGTGGTATATCTCCGCCATCAATATTGGGCTGGGCTTCAAAATTTGTAGAACTTTGTAATAGTCCTTCTTCCATGCCATCTCTCTCCATTTCTCTTGGAGAATGATAAACAATTTTCAACagagagatagaaagagagagagagaagtactGTTGGAGATTTTTAGGTGATAGATCATAGGAATTATTAGGACAGACAGATTATATTCAGTATgacgcttttttttttcttttttgagaaacagtaCGAGGCTTTGGTATGCTTATTGGAGACTTGGACATTTGTTTATAACGTAGAAAATTCATTTCACAGAAGTAGCGAACCCCACCAATATCTATCGGGGGAATGTGCAAATTAGCGGTGTGAATGGCATcaatatagtaagttaggcatTGTTTGAAAGTATAAAGAAAACtaacaactcgagtttttgaaactcgagataTACATAAAAACTCGAGTCTCAGAAACTCGCTTTATGCTCGCTTTGAGGTCACTGAGTTGGACAAAATGCCACTTGGATCTTGAGTCTTAAAAACTCGTTTTACGCGAcatgaaaatcgagtctataaaactcgagttccactatatcttattttttaaatatcttatcctacgcatggaactcgagtttataagacttgAGTTCCACTGGACAAATTaatagatctcgagtcttatagactcgagttccactggacAATATATTTAAACACAGCCCGTGGCATTAACACTCACAGAGACTCTCTTACAGTAACACTcacagagaaaacctaaaaacaGAGCTCctctcagcctcactaactctcactcaccctcactaactctctcacaccacattgcctctcactctcacaaaaccacattgtccACTTTCACTGCTCTTCCCCctcagcaaattcatatctcaggtaagggtttgcataatttgattgtcattgtagttgagtatgttgtctatgggtgtgggttaaagaattttaccatttattttgtagatagttaatttattttgttttgttagtgttaattttttgagtatttatttgcgtagtttttgttatcaaaattttattcatcatttctaggcttttatttttatcatgatcttacaagtttttttgactttatttatcattggtttgggtatgaaatgggtagtgaattaatgtaatgaatgggtatataattatcaaaattttattcatcatttctaggcttttatttttatcatgatcttacaagtttttttgactttatctatcattggtttgggtatgaaataaggagtgaatgaatgtaatgaatggatGTAATGAATgagtatgtaattatcaaaattttattcatcatttctaggcttttatttttatcatgatcttacaagtttttttgactttatttatcattggtttgggtatgaaatgggtagtgaatgaatgtaatgaatggatgtaatgaatgggtatgtaattatcaaaattttattcatcatttttaggcttttatttttatcatgatcttacaagtttttttgactttatttatcattggtttgggtatgaaatgggtaatgaatgaatgggtatgtaatcatgctcctctacccacctagttctttcagaacccttttaggcattataggtcaccacacaatggagtaatagataatttCGTCTCTCCATCCACAaggattagaaggtttacgtcttggcctttagatattaatgggcaaTGGGGCACTCTGTAATCGGGCTTGAATATTTTCAGCCTtaagattgcattactttttccccccactttacgactatgtgatttaactaacatagtacttgacttgaacaagtTCACAATGCCCgatattgttataatcatataccacggtggtccgcttaagaatcccaatgcgaacaagggattgTCATTTGAGGGGCCGGGTATGAAGACCTATTATACCCAAATTGATCGTAGGTTGAAGACCGTTGACGAATTGAAGATGtttgtcatggaagagttgtgtaagaatcctgatgcgcacaacatgcaaattacttatcgtatgccaaatgaaatcatgaagcaccggattaattacaagtatatggtgatagaaaaagacaaacatgtaaagatcatgtttgacaagttggagagtatagctgaagtaagtaacattgagttgtacatacagttggaCCCGCGTGCAGTatggcaagaggatatccaacaaacaaccacaatCATCATCATGCTGCAAAGACATTATATGCATACAATCAATATTCGGTGTAATGATAAGAATAAAGTGAACCACAAGACATATCATTACATTGTTGGTAATGTTATCATACCATAGAGCTgcctttgtgtcctattttATGTCCACCAGTCCCACAAGTGGGTGCTCTTCTAGTACGTTGTGGTCTACCTCGTGGGGGTGAGGGCTGCTAAGGGGGATGCTCGTCCGGTACATCAGTGTCAATCCCAACCGGAGGTCCTAAAGGGtcggatgaggatgaggtaggTGGGTAATGATGCTTTGTATATCTAGGAGTGGGGATCATTGTCATGGGCAAAGTGGGTGCATTGGAGCTGGTGGGTGGGTATGAGGGTGTCTCAGGGTGCGTAGGAGGGGTCATATGAGAATCAAAACCAAGATCAAAACTGGGCTGCAAaggtggggtgggtgaagggacctcGGGCTGAGGAGATGCATCTGGGATGGGTGGAGGAACCTCAGGTGGAGGAGATGCGTGTGGGATGGGTGCAGGTACCTCGGGACTAGTTACAACCCAAGGGGTTGTTGCACGCCGACCACTGCCCCTAGTtgcacttgtgcttgggcttgctgtAGCAGGCCGACCACGGCCCTTAGCtgcacttgtgcttgggcttgtAGTAGCACCTTGACCATGGGTCGATGTACTTCGGGGTGCTGCGTTTGTGCTTAGGGTTGCAGTAGCTGTTGATTCAGTCTCATGCCCATTGTTTGCCTGCCCATTTGCTGCAAGACCACCACCAAGCGCAGCCACATTATTTAGGACACGTCGGACATGGTTGTGTGCTCGGTTGCCTACaggaagcatctccaacagtgctaaatggctttcaatctaaaacggagaaagaaccagtacaatCAGATTTGATCTACTCAAATACTCAACTAAGAACAAAAAGTGTTATTAGAATACTATATGTAATAGAAAGTCTTTTTAATTGGAGGTCAGTCAGATCAAACCAGATTtgctaaaaaaagaaatcaattgattCTACGTTCCTACATGTactgaagaaaaaacaaagtaggcaataaaatctaattagaacaCATTACCATTATATCTAATTTAGTGCTGTTGCGGTCGACATACTTTCGAGTGACCGGACGGTACCAACGGTAATAATCATGATTGCGAGGCATCTCACCACTCTGAGAAGGTGCATGGCAAAGTCGTTGTTGTCTCGTATCCCATGTAAGGATATACGGTCcatgctcctccctccaattcttTTCCACCTTCCCACGCAAGTCTATTCTATGTAGTCTATCATCGTACACAACATGGTCGGGCCGCTCTTGCGCAAACCCAAACTGTCAAAGGACACGATCTGGGTGGTGTGtctctactatgcaaaaacacacaagtggcACCCTTGCCGTCCACGTATCCCTCCCTACAACGCAGAAGTTAGGAAGGTGGCCGAAATCTGCCTCATATGGCTGCCATATAatctacaatagaaacaaaaaacaattatcataacatcttaaaatgtgaaacaaaggagaatacatagataaagggaaaaacaaaaattaaaatagaagatatgTTAAAGCAATGATTTCAACATAttcttaagaaaaattaacataacttccacagaaattttgtatattattaccTGGTCCGGCTGcattctaactaattgctcACGATAATGGATCAACGCTATGCCGAATGGCCTACTCTTCGGGcttggcacccgcacccacctacagCTACGATCGAATAACATAAGATATTACCACTTAGTTACTAAGAATAGTACATTGCATAACACACTAAATATCAggaaaatacttacttaaatgcaagtggagcttttggccatgggccataatcGCATCCAGGTGGAGGCTCTATCCtcgggcacaagaatggcaacctcgcccatgcccaatactggaccaatTGCAACGCCCCACCAATCTGCGATGCCTCTTTATCACTTGCCCGGCACAACTCTCTATACAACCATGCCAGgcaaccactaccccaactatactttGGCGGATCATGAAGGTTCCGTAGGAACTCCAAGAACATCagatgcaccctatctcccgaCTTATCCATGAAAATCTTATCCCCTAGTAGagctaaaatatagcaccggGCATACTGATGTACTTGCTCCTCCGTTGCATCATGAGGCAGTGGCTCTGCAATGCGCTCAACAAGGCGACTAATGAGAATCCTTTGCCCtaccaaagttttgttgtcattctcCGGAACGccaaaaccaagcaactccacGCACAGTTGCCTCCAATTCCCATCCACCACAGTagtcggcccaaccaagacctcaccgtctataggaagtccaaaaatgacctccacatcttctagggtgattgacatctcaccatgtggaagatggaacgtatgagtcttcggccgccatcgctcaactagggccgatattaggcaatgatctatctctctggaAGGGACCCTAAACAATCCTTCTAACCCCACCAACTTGATAATATCAATCACCCGATTATCTTGCATCGTTATCTTTGCCATCTCCTTAGCGCAACCACGGCATGTAAGTGAGCCCGAGTCCtataaaatggataaaaattatagcggtCGTTAGAATTAGATATACAACTTTCAAAGAACTTGCTAAAAGTCAAAGAtaacgtaaaaattaaagcagttgttaaaactagatatttcacctcgccattccaaatgtcctctgaTTGATGATTTCGTTGTCGCGTCAACAATGAAGGATCTTCTGGACCAGGGCGCACAATCTCTGGCTCCTCATCGATCCCAGGCTCCATACTGCAAAGAGTGTAACAATATTCCACAGAATTAAGTCTTCATAAATAACTCTAATGCCCACAAACAATTATATTAAGCCTAGTTACATAACCTCAACAAACAAGATATGAAGAACATATATCTCAagtcaaaattttggaaaataacacGGTTCAACACACCTCATTAAAAAGACATCCTGCCTAAACTCTCTCTACATATCTGAATTTACACGCTCAGACTCAAGGACTTTAATAGCTACTTCCaatccaaaaaattatattaaaacaatACCAAATAACTCAGCTGCTTggtaaaatattaataagttgtGCAGCTGAGTTAAATAGATGGAAGCATATCAGAAGAATGAAAAATCCAGCAAACTACCAAGACTCTCTAAACAGTACTAATTACAAAGACTCAATTGGAAGTTTAGAAAAAGATCCCCTAGTAGAGAAGCCTAAGAGTTAAGACATTCTAATAATTTAAGAGTAAAAGAGCTGATATCAAGCTGAATCAAAATTCagcaaaacaataaattagACGCATTCAGAGAGACATCAAGTTATAAGCTAAaacaaattcatcaaatggtCCCAAACGATTAGAAAACCATTATGCAAAAACGAAAGCATTCATACTAGTTATATAACAACAAGAAATAGACCAAAACTATCGCCCTCATCGTGCCACCACTAACATAGCTAGATATTATCAAATTAGATTATAATGAGCTAATGCACCAATCAATTTGCTTTAAAAGATCACaaccatattcaacaaattttcCTAAGAACTCAACTTTGTTAACAACTAACTCATATGTATTGGCATGAAGAATTAGAAATTGTCGCATCTATTAATGAAATCTAAAAGAACCCAtttctaaaaccaaaaaaaaaaaatggtcttgCTATATCAGTAACatcatataaacaaaacaaaacaaaattaaattcctaaatTCATGCCTCTGTGAATTAATCTAGAAGAACCCATTTCAGAAAAAGCCATGTTCAAACAAATTACACCAAACCCATTTTTGTGAAAGGCTATATCATaaacaacaaacccaactcTTCATAGCCCTCCTCTCTCTTATTTACAATCAAAACAGAGTAACAGGACCAAAAGGTGTAAGCACCCGTGGaattagagaagagagagaggcttaCCGGCGGTGTTACGGCGGACCGGCAGTCGGTGTAGCAACAACTgagaagcgagagagagagggttctgAAAGAGGAGAGCGTTAGAGGGTGAGGGTGACTGGTTTCGGTGTTTGAGTGAGAGTATTTCAACTTTGAGAAAGTGTTTGACAGATTgagagagagcgtttgagagattgagagttgagagattgagaaagTGTTTCAGGATTTttgagagagtgtgagtgtTTGACTTAGGCGTTTGAAAGGTAAAGTGGGGGAATAATGTGcagatttcgagtcttataaactcgatttctacgtggctaaaTTCCTCCAGGTGGAAAATTTGTCCACGTAATGGAAGTGACAAACACcacaactcgagttttaaaagctcgagttttaattaaatttcgagtttctaaaactcgagatgttagtttcccaCATACTCTCAAAACCGGCCAACTAACGAAATCATTAGCACAGTAACGTTATTTGGAAAGGGTGTTCCGATATCCATGCTTGTGGGTGCGGTTTCTTCAGTTACTTCACTTACCTGTTTCTTTCGAAAAGGAAATTTATGCCATTAGACCCACCAAGCTTTTTATGGAATAAAAATCATGTAAAGTTGCTTGTAGGACAAAGCAAATCCagggctttttgttttttaatattgtatGGACAAAGCTTTGTCAAAGTTTGTCTTGAACATAACAGCCTGTCTactgttaaaaaatataaaaaataaaaattaaataaaaagaagaagaagatgaagtccACTAACTACTTAAGGTTTGAGGCAACACCAATCAAATTTAAGCTAATTCAAAATTGACTAAATTGGTCCCTAAACCCAGCTAAGTCCCTACGCACCATTAACTGCACTAGTCaatttttctccttctctcaaACAGTCAAACTTGTCTCTTCACAagctatctctctctctctctctctctctctctctctctctct comes from Castanea sativa cultivar Marrone di Chiusa Pesio chromosome 3, ASM4071231v1 and encodes:
- the LOC142628512 gene encoding serine/threonine-protein phosphatase 7 long form homolog, with protein sequence MRQFLILHANTYELVVNKVEFLGKFVEYGCDLLKQIDCMEPGIDEEPEIVRPGPEDPSLLTRQRNHQSEDIWNGEDSGSLTCRGCAKEMAKITMQDNRVIDIIKLVGQLCVELLGFGVPENDNKTLVGQRILISRLVERIAEPLPHDATEEQVHQYARCYILALLGDKIFMDKSGDRVHLMFLEFLRNLHDPPKYSWGSGCLAWLYRELCRASDKEASQIGGALQLVQWVRVPSPKSRPFGIALIHYREQLVRMQPDQIIWQPYEADFGHLPNFCVVGRDTWTARVPLVCFCIVETHHPDRVL